Genomic DNA from Paenibacillus sp. MBLB1832:
TGCAACTAGCACAATGAACCATTTACTGCGAACCCATTTCATTCTGATACTTCCCCCTTAGCATGTTTACGCTATCTTCCTCTCGAAACAAGCAACTCCACGAGTTGTTGTTCCACACTTCCTCCCATGCCTCGCGGTTCAGGGATTGTAACTTCACTGTTCACTTGGTCTGACACGCCAGCTTCAATCTGTCGTTCAACCTTCCGCTTTCGTTCGAAAGCGTTTACAATTCGTTCCCTCTCCGCTTGCGAAAGCTTTTCCCGAGGTCTGTTCCTTCGTTCAGCCATTCGCTGCTTCATTTGTTTCGACTGTTCTTCCAGGTAAGCTCTCTGTTCCTCGGTCAGTGCAGCGATGATGTCTTTGCGTTCCGATTCGTCAATGCTTCCTTCTTCGATGCTTCTCCGAACAACGGGCAAAATAACATGTGCCTGATCTGCTGTCAAAGCCAAGGAAGGCTGCCGATCCAACACGAGCAGTCCTTGGAAGAGCATGACTAACAGCATTTCTCTTTGATTTTGCACATCTTCCGTTGAAGGTTGCGATTGAAGAACGGCTTCCGTTACAGGCGCCTGCGGCATGATCGTGGCAGAAGCGTTAGAAAGCTCAGTCCGGTGTTGTTGACAACTGGCTAGCAGAATGGCAGAGAGTGACATACTAAGCAAGATTGTGCGTGGAAAGCCCAACCTGAGCACCTCCTCTAAACCCGTCCATCATTCTCAGAATAGGGGAGAATTGTGAATGATGTATGAATTAATTGTGTCTAAAATGTGAAAATTACAGAAGATTTTGAGGAATCCTCGGAAAAATCAAATGAAACTCGGTTCCCTCTCCCAATCGACTTCGTGCCCCGATCGTACCTTGCATCCCCGTAACCAAATGTTTGACAATGGTCAGACCAAGTCCCGTTCCTGACATCTCATCTGACTTGAACGTCCGAGCTTCATCGCCTTTATAGAAACGGTCCCAAATTCGCGCTAATTCTTCCTCGTTCATACCTGTTCCCGTGTCACGCATATAGAGATGTACGTCCCTCTCATGCTCCTCTACGGCGAACGTCAGTGTTCCGCCGCTAGCAGTGAATTTCAATGAATTCGAAATCAGATTATGAATAATTTGGGTAAAACGGTCGGGATCCAATAGCACTAGAGCCTCTCTCGTTTGAGGACTTGGCGCAATCAAATGTAAACTGATTTGCTTCTCGGCAATCGCAGGCTTCAAGAGTTCAAGTGAGTCCTCCAACAAATCCATGATGGCAACAGGCCGCACGCGATACACATCTCCGCCATTTTGAATTTGCGCAAGATCGAGCAAATCTGAAACTAACCGCTGCAAGCGCTGCACTTCTTGATCACAAATCCGCAAATAATGCGGGTACTTCTCCTGCGGAATGATGCCATCATTCATCGCCACAATGAATCCGCGCAATGCTGTTAGCGGAGAGCGCAGCTCGTGGGAAACGTTGGCAAGAAACTCCTGCCGCGTTCCCTCCCACTCCTCAAGCTTGTCCACCATAAAGTTGAAGCTGGTTGCCAGCTGTCCGACTTCATCTTGGGAAGTGACAGGTACTCGCGTCGTGAAATTGCCGTGGGCAAGCTCGAGCGCAGCGCGATTCATTTGTTGCAAGGGGCCTGCTAACTTGCGGGACAAGACGAATAGGATGATGCCTACGGCGACAAGCGAGAATAGCAGCGGCAGTAAAATATTCAATCGAACAGCCGTAATGACCTCGCGAATATCACCAGCTGGAAAATGCAGCATGATCACCATCGGCTGATTGTCCAGCTGATAAGGTGCGTAAAAGACAAATAAGTTGCGGCTGCCGTCGGACGACTCCACCGTAACCATGCTGTGCCCCGTATGCCCGTGCAAGCCATCGATAAATAAGCCATCCATCGGCTTCGGGATCGCTTTGCCTTCATTATCGGAGGAGCCATTCGTAATGGATCCTTTGTCATCTACTAGCCAAACTTGACCATTGATGCTTCTGGCCAAAATCCGCACCGTATACTTCAGCTCACGTGTCGAGATCGTACCGTCTTGAACGGAATTTAACAAGCGAATGATTTCCGTGTTTCGGGTCTCTAGCAGTTCAATCTTATCCTTGTAGAACAAATCCGTGAAATAATAATTCCAGAAAACGAAAAGTCCGACGAAAAAAAGCACGCACGTCGCGAGGAAGGACAGAAACATTTTAATATATAAACTGTTATAACGACCTAGCTTCCACCCCTCAAGCATTGCTGGTCACCTCAAAGGAGTATCCGATGCCCCATAACGTTTGAATGTTCCAAGAATCGTGCTGGCCGAGCTTCTTGCGGAGGTTTTTCACATGGGCATCCACGGTTCGTGTTCCCCCCGTAAAATCAAAGTTCCACACATAACCCAGCAGATCCTCGCGTGAGAAGACACGGCTCGGGTTGCTCATCAAGAAGAACAGCAATTCAATCTCTTTCGGCGTTAATTCAATGCGGGCACCGTCAACCGTAACCCGATATTGCTCCAAATCGATCACAATATTGGCGATTTCCAGCCATTTGCGGCTCGAGCTCTGCGGTTGCGTGGTTTCGGCAGGAGGTTGCACCGTCCGGCGAAGCACAGCTTTGATTCGAGCAATCAGTTCATTCGGGTCAAATGGTTTGACCATGTAATCATCAACGCCTAAGTTGAACCCTCTCAATTTATCGAGGGATTCCCCTTTGGCTGTCAGGAAAATGATCGGCGTATGGTGATATGGGCTATCCATTTTGCGAATTTGTTCGCACAGCTCGTAACCCGAGTAATCGGGCAGCATGATGTCCAGCAGCACGAGCAGCGGTCTTTCCGCCATAATCGTCCGCAGCACATCAGCGCCGCGATAAAGTTGAATCGCTTCGAAATTTGCGTGCTCCAGGTACAGCTTAACGACCTCTGAAATATTTCGTTCATCTTCTACGACTAGAATTTTGCCTTCTGAACTCATTTAGAACTCCCTCCTGCCTTTCGCATCGCTTGTTGTCTCGCTCTTTCCTCAATGACCTCCGTACGGTCACGACGTGTATGTTTCAGGGTAAGCATCTCGTTGTCCATCTGACTGGGGGCTTCCCAGGTAAGACCTTGTTCAGCACAAATAGCCAGGCAAGCTTCGATCAGTTCATCATCGACAATCGGTAAATTCATATCCTTAAACTGATAGTTCTCACCTTCTATGGCTTCTATGACTTGTGAGATGCGGTCTCGCAGCTCCTCATCCTGCAAGCCTAAGGAATGCACATCCTCGTGCTTCAGATTGCGAAGGGCGCTGCGCAGCATTTTCACCGCTCCTGCTACATTTCCTCTTCGGCTGTGATACAGTCCGACCGCAATCTGGATCAAACCGACATACGTCGGTTTGCGCGGATCGTCGGGGTGCTCCTTCCAAAATTCCTCCATCACTTCATGACATTCGAAATAATCACGCTCACCGTGAAAGTAACATAAATATGAGATATACGCCTCTGGATACTGTGTCATCGAACTGCTCCTCACCCTGCTAAAATCACGGTACAACCCATCTCTATCATGTTACTAAAAAGTCACGTCATCGTCCAACTTCGCTCAGCTATCCATGAACTACCAAGTCTCCGAGAACGCAACCATTCTATCACTTCTTGCGTCCAATAGAGTAGCTTACTAGAAAGAGGCTGAAGCGATGAAAATAGGAAAATGGCTACTTTGTTCTTCATTAGTGTTTGCAATGACGGTTCCCGCTACGGTTTCAGCAGCGAATGCAAATCCCTCGGGCGCTGACAAAACGACAAAATACCGCGTCTATCAGTACAATCAAGTGTTGATGGAATTCGCTGCTTATGGACAAGCCGAAGCGTATGCAAGAGGCTACTCTAACAGTCACGTGGAGGAAATCGGCTCCCGCACATGGGTATGGAACAATCTACCGCGCTATCAAGTGTACCAGCAAGATGTGACGCTGCCCGAGTGGCAATTCGCGACATTGAACGAAGCCATTGCGGAAGCCAAGAAATGGTCCAATGCAAGTGTGCGCGATTTGCAATCGACGGGCTGGGTGTGGAACAATTACCCCCG
This window encodes:
- a CDS encoding sensor histidine kinase, which codes for MLEGWKLGRYNSLYIKMFLSFLATCVLFFVGLFVFWNYYFTDLFYKDKIELLETRNTEIIRLLNSVQDGTISTRELKYTVRILARSINGQVWLVDDKGSITNGSSDNEGKAIPKPMDGLFIDGLHGHTGHSMVTVESSDGSRNLFVFYAPYQLDNQPMVIMLHFPAGDIREVITAVRLNILLPLLFSLVAVGIILFVLSRKLAGPLQQMNRAALELAHGNFTTRVPVTSQDEVGQLATSFNFMVDKLEEWEGTRQEFLANVSHELRSPLTALRGFIVAMNDGIIPQEKYPHYLRICDQEVQRLQRLVSDLLDLAQIQNGGDVYRVRPVAIMDLLEDSLELLKPAIAEKQISLHLIAPSPQTREALVLLDPDRFTQIIHNLISNSLKFTASGGTLTFAVEEHERDVHLYMRDTGTGMNEEELARIWDRFYKGDEARTFKSDEMSGTGLGLTIVKHLVTGMQGTIGARSRLGEGTEFHLIFPRIPQNLL
- a CDS encoding response regulator transcription factor gives rise to the protein MSSEGKILVVEDERNISEVVKLYLEHANFEAIQLYRGADVLRTIMAERPLLVLLDIMLPDYSGYELCEQIRKMDSPYHHTPIIFLTAKGESLDKLRGFNLGVDDYMVKPFDPNELIARIKAVLRRTVQPPAETTQPQSSSRKWLEIANIVIDLEQYRVTVDGARIELTPKEIELLFFLMSNPSRVFSREDLLGYVWNFDFTGGTRTVDAHVKNLRKKLGQHDSWNIQTLWGIGYSFEVTSNA
- a CDS encoding DUF309 domain-containing protein produces the protein MTQYPEAYISYLCYFHGERDYFECHEVMEEFWKEHPDDPRKPTYVGLIQIAVGLYHSRRGNVAGAVKMLRSALRNLKHEDVHSLGLQDEELRDRISQVIEAIEGENYQFKDMNLPIVDDELIEACLAICAEQGLTWEAPSQMDNEMLTLKHTRRDRTEVIEERARQQAMRKAGGSSK